Within Caloenas nicobarica isolate bCalNic1 chromosome 20, bCalNic1.hap1, whole genome shotgun sequence, the genomic segment CCCTGTCAGTGAGAGATGAGAGCAGAAGAGGAGCTGCCTGGCTTTCAACCCGGCTTTGTTTTCAGCACTGAGCAGGGCTGCTGTGGAGGTTGCAGGAATGAGGTCTGATCATTACGGAcatgctggtgctgcagcagcaccaaacGGTCAGAGCAGATGGAGACAAGGCAGGaaattcagagcagcagcagctttctcaGCGCAGATCTCCCCAGAGCCACGTTGGGCTCCTCGGTTTTggtgctgcagccacggggTCCTGTGGGCACAGGGACGCCCCCTGAGGCTGGAGCAAGGTGTTTCAGAGCTGCAGCGATGTCCTCACTACAGGCTACGCTTCCCTGACTGTCCTGAGGATGTGACCAAGTGCGAGGCTGGAACCCAGCTGCTCCGATGCGTGTTTTGTGCAACACCAGAAGATGGGCCCCACAGTCAACATGCGTCAGCACCGTTTTgggaaagggaacagaaggccctcCCCGTTCTACACAGATCTGCAGGAGTAGGGAGGAGAGAGGTCCTTCCACACAGCCCTCACCTGGAAAATGAACGTCGCTCTCTGTCATCCAGGTGATGAAGTCCAAAAAGGAACAGTTGCAGTGCCACAGGTTGTCACTGAGCCCCAGAAACCTCAGGTTGGGCAGATCCCGGACAGTGCTGGTGTCCAGGAATGTTAAGCCCGTCCGGCTCACATCCAGGTGCTTCAGCCAGGTGTTGTTGGCGAAAGCGTCCTTCTCGATGGCCACAAGGTTGGGATTGTCTGAGATCTTCAGCACCACCAGGCTAAGgaggtgcgagaaggtgctgAAGGTGACCTGTGTGAGGTCGTTGAAGCTGAGGTCCAGATAGACCAGCTTGGCCACACCGATGAAAGTGAAATCCAGGTTATCCCCCAGGAGGTTCTTCCTGCAGTCCAGGTAGACCAAATCAGCCAAGAAGCTCAGTTCCACAGCCGGCAGGTACGAGACATTGTTCGCCGCCAGAATCAGCTGCCTGGTGTCCAGCGGGATGGCTGTGGGGAACTCCTGCAGCTGTTGTCCTGTGCAGTTCACCTCCAGGTACTGACAGCTACACCTGCTTGGGCAGCTGGTCCTCTCCGAcgccatccccatccccagaaGAAACACGAGGCTCAG encodes:
- the LRRC52 gene encoding leucine-rich repeat-containing protein 52, with product MSPSGRPRPLSLVFLLGMGMASERTSCPSRCSCQYLEVNCTGQQLQEFPTAIPLDTRQLILAANNVSYLPAVELSFLADLVYLDCRKNLLGDNLDFTFIGVAKLVYLDLSFNDLTQVTFSTFSHLLSLVVLKISDNPNLVAIEKDAFANNTWLKHLDVSRTGLTFLDTSTVRDLPNLRFLGLSDNLWHCNCSFLDFITWMTESDVHFPDADNITCYTPAGLRALKIPAVEAQLDFSCLTQLYKQDYIFLCLIGFCIFFAGTVAAWLAGICAVIYEVHTSKGEEEEEEEDTVT